The Vibrio syngnathi DNA window TTGGTTGCCTTTTTTACTGGCACCGGTGGCTTTCTCGAGTTTGGTCAATCGGTAGTGATCACGCACATAGTGGCGTTCATCTGCTTAAGCTTAGGCCGTTCAGCTAAGTTCCGACTTGGGGTGCGGGACATGTTCCTTATTACCTCTTTGGTATGGACTATTGCCAGTGCCTTCGCTGCACTGCCCTTTGTTTTCATCAACCACATCAGCTTCACTGACGCCTACTTTGAAACCATGTCGGGCATCACCACAACAGGTTCAACGGTATTAAGCGGCTTAGACAGCATGGCACCAAGCATTCTCTTATGGCGTTCTATCTTGCAATGGTTAGGTGGCATCGGCTTTATCGTGATGGCAGTAGCCGTTCTACCAATGCTCAACGTCGGTGGTATGCGCCTGTTCCAAACCGAATCATCTGATTGGTCAGATAAAAGCAGCCCACGAGCAAAAACCGTCGCGAAGAACATCGTGGCGGTTTATCTGGTTCTGACTGGTTTATGCATCATTAGCTATTTGTTTGCTGGCATGGGCATCTTTGACGCGATCAATCACGCGTTCACAACACTGTCGACGGGTGGTTACTCAACCTCAGATGGATCAATGAACCACTTCTCCAACAGTGCTCACTGGGTGGGAACACTGTTCATGTTCCTTGGCGGTCTGCCGTTCTTACTGTTCGTTAGCGCACTGCGAGGCAGAAAACTCTCAATCCTCTATAAAGATGCACAGGTGAGAGGGTTCACGTATCTATTTTTGGTCACTAGTGCCGTAATATCGACATGGTTGGTGGTTAGAGATGGCTACACTGTCATGGATGCGATGCGCGTTTCGATGTTCAACATTGTATCAGTCGTCACCACAACCGGTTTTGGCTTAGAAGACTTCACTGCATGGGGCGCACTGCCAAGCACACTGTTTGCCTTCCTGATGATGGCAGGAGCTTGCTCGGGGTCAACCTCTGGCGGTATTAAGATCTTCCGTTTCCAGATCGCGATGACCATGCTTCACAAACAAATGATGAAGCTAATTCACCCATCGGGCGTGTTTGTTCAACGCTACAATCAGCGACCTGTGAATGACGATATTGTGCGTTCACTCGTCGCATTTGGTCTGATGTTCTTTATCACGATTATCTTAATTGCAGGCGGCTTGAGCGCGATGGGACTTGATCCTGTGACCAGTATATCTGGCGCTATCACAGCCGTTGCCAACGTGGGCCCGGGAATGGGTAGCGTGATCGGTCCAACCGGGAACTTTGCCCCACTGCCAGACGCCGCTAAATGGTTGCTAAGTTTAGGCATGCTAATGGGGCGACTCGAGATACTGACGCTCATTGTTCTATTTTTTCCAGCCTTTTGGCGACGCTAACCAAGCACAAAATCAAGGAAACACAGATGAAATCATACGTACTTCTCGCTGGCGCATTGCTCGCAAACTCAGTATTCGTAAATTCTGCCTTTGCTGATCAAATGGTCACATTGCCTGATGGCAAGCAAGTGTTACTCAAAGATGATTTTACTTGGCAGTATGTGAGTAACGCATCATCGAATGCAGAGTTGGCATTGACGAGTATTCCTCTAGCCAAAAACACACGCGGCACCACAATCAAGATTGGAGACACCAAGCCAAGCATGCAGCTTTCCAAATCAGGTGTGGACGTTTTGATTGGGGCAGGACTCTACGAGAATGAACAGCTAATCTTACCTATTTCAGTCACTAACCAAAGCACAGAAGCCGTTGTGCTAGTTACGCTAGATATCACAGTCTACTCACCAACGGGTGAACTGCTGCATCAAGGCAGTATCAACACTTGGCAATCCATTAAGCGCCTAGCTGATACCTACCTTCGACCACAAACTTCGGCAGAAGGTAAATACTTAGCGATCGATGTTGATAAGTATCCTGAATATAAAATAGACGTGGAGATCACTGACGTTTCTACCCGTTAGGGGCATACCGGTTCAATCAAACTAAACCGGTGTCACAAACAGATAGATAGCGAAGAAATGGCAAGCGCAGCCCGCCAATACAAACAGGTGCCAGATGGCATGGTTATAAGGGATGCGTTTTGCCACATAGAAAATTACACCCAGCGAGTAAATCACCCCGCCAACTGCCAGTAACACCAAACCACCTATATCGATATTCATCGCTAATTGATAAACAACAATCAAAGATAGCCACCCCATCGCTAAGTAAATGAACAGCGATAGACGTTTAAATCGGTAGACGAAGGCAATCTTCATGATGATGCCCACCAGCGCAATCCCCCAGATCACCGCCATCAAACCCATAGCTAATGGGGTTCTTAAGCCGACTAATAAAAATGGCGTGTAGCTGCCTGCAATCAGTAGATAAATCGCACAGTGATCGAGGGTTTTGAGTAAGCGCTTAGTCTTTTCTGTGGTGATCGAGTGGTACAACGTGGAAGCGAGAAAGAGCAGAATAATACTGCTGCCATACACCGCCATACTAGCAACAGTAAGCATGTCGGCTTGATAATCAAACGCACGAATCAGTAACAGGATCAGGCCCACTACGCCAAGTACGACGCCCAAACCATGGGTTATCGCATTAGCGCGCTCTTCGATGTCACTGTATTCGCTGGCTGATGATGCAGACATGAGTATCCTACTAGAGTAAATGTTCGATTGACCCAGTATTGCACATTAAGCTTACACGTGTAAGCTTAAATTTTTATGACACCTTTTATGACATCAATGAAGCCTGAAATATGTAATGAGGCTAGAAGATCCAAAACTAAATAACTAAAGAGTTAAATAAAAGATTTTAGGAACTAAGAGGCGTTATCTAGATACTCAAGCACCATCTTGCCAGCATCTTCTGGTGAGGTATCAAGCGGGACGCTCAATTGGCGTTGTAGCTGACCAATACCAAGCAAGCTCGCTAACATGCCTTTGGCGCCATCGCGATTTCTATCGATCTCAAACCACAGCTTCAGTTCTGTTTCGTCGTGGTGTGCAACCACCTCTAATTCACGCCAACGGCCATGATAAGGACCCGTCGTCGGCACAAATTCAAACTCTTGTACAAACGGCAGTTCAAAGCCTTTGACCGCTTCACATTCCACTTGACGAATTCGCAGGCCTTGAGCTTCAAGCTCGTTAAAAATACCATCGAGCAGCGGATCGGGACGAACCGTTAAGATGTCTTTATCCGATGGGTCAATCGCCATCGCAATATCCAACCCGGTTTCCAGCCACACCTTTGAATCACCAATCGTGACTGGTGTATTCAGCGGTACATCAAACTCACATTCAAAGTCACGGGTTTCACCCGGCTGAATCACAAAGGCATACGGCAAGCTCCATTTTGCCAGCGAGTACGTCTGGTGCATTCGGCGTTTATGACCGCCCTCTTGCCCTTGCGAGTTCGCGGTAACTTCTTTGACGTAGCGACAGCACAAGTTGAGATCAATGTTATCGATCTCCTGCGGCTGAGCGCCTCCGTAGACATGTACAATAATGCTCGCCTTCTTACCTGGATAAAGCACTTCCTGTTGCAATACAGAATCCACCTTGGCAGATCCAATTCCAAAACTTGCTAATGTTTTCTTTAAGAACGACATATGCACCTCCTTTAAAGCATCATCTTAAGCCTGAAAGAGGTTCAAACTCAAATATACTGCTCACACTATTTTAGCTCTAATATCGTTTAATTATCACTCAGGCGTCGATCGATAACTTAGATAGTGATAATCTAAGCCTTGATATGCATGCATATCATTATCCTGATTTATTTTTCGGATTGGCGAAAGCCAGACGAGTGACTATTCAAGCAATTGAGGAGGAGCTCATGATAAATCAGGCCATTAGATTGGCAATGGATATGCCTGACCGTTAGGTAAATTAATGCGCCCAACAGCTGTCAGGTTCTCGCACACCAACCGTAGTGCGATGCGTCGTCGTAGTGGCTTTGTTGCTGCTCCAACGGCTAAGAAATTGGCTCCTACAATGACTCTCGTTGAGAAGGCTGCTTTATTAGCACCGGCTACAACAAAAGTGATTAAAGCCGCTTAACAAAAAGCGCAGTTTTTACTGCGCTTTTTTCTTGCCTGCTCCCATCTTGAAATGTGTTTACACATTGGTATTCCCTACCCGATTTGATACCTTAGCCACAAATCATTATAAAATTTGTGGAGAAATAAAGTATGAAGTGTCACCGCATTGAAGAACTGCTTGAACTGATGGAGCCTGAGTGGCAGAAAGATCAAGAGCTTAACCTGTTAGAGTTCATCATTAAGCTATCAAAAGAAGCGGGCTATCAAGGTAAGCTTGAAGAGCTCACTGACGATGTTCTTATCTACCATCTAAAAATGCGTAATAGCGAAAAAGATGAAATGATCCCAGGCCTTAAAAAAGACCAAGAAGATGATTTCAAAACCGCAATTCTAAAAGCGCGTGGCCTTCTTTAGTCGCCTATTTGGTTAGAACTCAATTGCCGTATAGATAAAACACTCAATGTTTAAAAGCGACCACTCGGTCGCTTTTTTGTTTCTGTTCGCTATTTTTTCGTCACAACTGTTATGACTTTTGTTGTTAAAGGTTGATAGCGTTAAAGAAATGAGAACAAGATTGTCGCTATAATCGCCATCCATAAGAATCTTCTAAAATAATAAGAGTGAGTGCGATACCAACAAATGCACCAAGCTCAATTTCTACAGGTTCTCTAAACCATACTTTCAAGTAATGTCGTCATGCCCGAGTTAACCGGGCAAACAAGCCACAAAAAGGATAGTCCATGAGTCAGGATAAAATCGATATCAAAGATGTGACTCCTAAAACCTTTAACCCAAAAACACATAAAGGTAATGGAGATCGATTTAACCCAAGTAACCGAATCTATGTTCGAGAAAGCAAAGGTAAATTCCAACAACTTCGTCGTTACGGCGGTTGGTTCTTACTTTTACTTTTTGCGCTTATCCCATGGATTCCATTTGGTGAACGACAAGCGATCTTGCTCGATATCGGTAGCCAGCAGTTCAACTTCTTTGGCACCACGCTATACCCACAAGATCTGACCCTACTCGCGATCCTATTTATGATTGCTGCGTTTGGCTTATTCTTCATAACCACCTTCTTAGGACGAGTCTGGTGTGGCTACCTGTGTCCTCAAACTGTGTGGACCTTCATGTACATCTGGTTCGAAGAGAAACTGGAAGGTGCAGCCAATAAGCGAAGAAAACAAGACTCGGGCAAACTAACCACCAATTTAATGATCAGAAAAACCCTCAAACATATCGCATGGTGGGCGATTGCCATTGCGACGGGCTTAACCTTTGTTGGTTACTTCATCCCTATCAAAGAGTTGGTGGTTGGCTTCTTTACCTTTAACTCGACTTTCTGGCCTGTATTTTGGGTACTGTTCTTTGCAGGATGTACTTATGCCAATGCCGGTTGGATGCGTTCAATTGTTTGTCTGCACATGTGTCCTTACGCGCGCTTCCAATCAGCTATGTTTGACAAAGATACCTTCATCGTAGGTTATGACACCGAACGTGGTGAAAGCCGCGGCCCTCGCTCTCGTAAAGCCGATCCAAAAGAGCTTGGCCTAGGCGACTGTATTGACTGTAATTTATGCGTTCAAGTGTGCCCAACGGGTATCGATATTCGTGATGGTCTGCAATACGAGTGTATTAACTGTGGCGCGTGTATTGATGCTTGTGACAACACCATGGAACGTATGGGTTATGAGAAAGGCCTAATCAATTACACCACCGAACACAGGCTCGATGGTCACACAACCAAGGTGATGCGTCCTAAGCTGCTAGGTTATGGTGCCATACTGATCATCATGCTGGGTTTGTTCTTTGCACAGATAGCGAGTGTTGATCCTGCAGGCTTAAGCGTACTGCGCGATAGAAACCAACTATTTAGAATCAATAGCCAAGGGCTTGTCGAAAATACTTACAACTTGAAGGTAATCAACAAAACTCAGCAAGAGCAAGAGTACAAGCTTGATGTGAGTGGGCTTCCAGAATCGATCTGGTACGGTAAACAAACCATTACCGTAGACCCAGGTGAGGTTTTAAATCTTCCTATCAGTTTAGGCGTTGATCCAGAAAAACTGAGCTCACCAGTTTCGACAATTCAGTTTATACTCTCGGATAATGAAGAGTTTACGATGGAAGTCGAAAGCCGCTTTATCAAGAAACTCTGATACCAGTCACCTTACCTGCTTGGTATAACAACCCAATAAATGGAAAAAGGCTCAGTAATGAGCCTTTTTTATTCTATGACGATGCAAGCCTTTAACTTTGATAACCTGACTCCTGACTTCATGTGGTACGCACTGGAGAGCATTGGAGTTCGTGCTGAATCCGGGCTTCTCGCTCTCAATAGTTACGAAAATCGAGTGTATCAATTCACCGATGAAGACCGTAAACGCTACGTCGTTAAATTTTATCGTCCGCAGCGTTGGAACAAAGCACAGATCCAAGAAGAGCATGACTTCGCACTCGAGCTAATCGAGCAAGAGATGCCAGTTGCACCTCCCATGCGAATCAACGGCGCAACCTTACATGAATATCAAGGCTACCTATTTGCCTTATTTGAAAGTGTTGGTGGCAGACAGTATGAGGTGGATAACTTAGACCAACTGGAAGGCGTAGGACGTTTTCTTGGACGTATTCACAAAGCCAGCGCGGGGAGAACATTCCAGCATCGCCCAACCATCAGCTTAGATGAATACCTTTATCAACCACGTAAAATTCTAGAGAACTCTCAGTTTATCCCGACACACCTAGAGAACGCGTTCTTTAATGATGTCGACCTTCTGATCAAAGAGCTAGAGAGCCAATGGCCAAGCAATATTGAAAATATCCGCCTGCATGGTGACTGCCACCCTGGCAATATCTTATGGCGTGATGGGCCAATGTTCGTCGATCTTGATGACGCACGTAACGGCCCTGCGATACAAGATTTGTGGATGCTGCTTAACGGCGATCGTCAAGATAAGCTAATGCAACTGGATATTCTGCTAGAAAGCTATCAAGAATTTTGCGATTTTAATACCGCGCAACTGAAACTAATCGAACCACTACGCGGTCTACGTATGGTGCATTACATGGCATGGTTGGCGAAACGATGGAATGATCCTGCATTTCCTCTAGCCTTCCCATGGTTTAATGATCCAAAATATTGGGAGCAACAAGTACTTGCTTGTAAAGAGCAAATTGCTACCCTGCAAGAGCCACCACTTTCGTTAATGCCTCAGTGGTAACAACAATCGCAACACAACTAGATAAAAATTCAAACATAATGGAGATTGGATAAATGAAAAAGCTATTCGCATTTTTCTCATTGATCATGTTGAGCCTTTCAGCTCACGCTGCGAAATTTAACGAAGGTGAACACTACAAAGTTCTCGATCTAGAAGCATCAAAAAAACCAATGGTGACAGAGTTCTTCTCTTTTTACTGCCCACACTGTAATAGCTTTGAGCCAATCATCCAGCAGCTAAAACAACAGCTACCAAAAGACGCTAAGCTACAGAAGAACCATGTTTCATTCATGGGTGGCAACATGGGTCTACCAATGAGCAAAGCTTACGCAACCATGATTGCTCTGAAAGTTGAAGATAAAATGGTGCCAGTGATGTTTAACCGCATCCACACCATGAACAAGCCACCACGCGATGAAGCAGAATTGCGTCAAATCTTCCTAGACGAAGGCGTTGATGCTAAGAAATTCGATGCGGCATACAACGGATTTGCAGTCGATTCTATGGTTCGCCGCTTCGACAAAGCATTCAAAGACAGCGGTCTTTCTGGTGTTCCTGCGGTCGTAGTTAATAACCGCTACCTAGTAGACGCTCAAGGTATCAGCTCTCTTGATGAGTACTTCGAGCTCGTTAACTTCCTAATTAAGAAGTAACGTATTGATAAAAGGAAGCTTCGGCTTCCTTTTTTGCACTAGTTCAAAAATTTTCATAGATAAACAATCATCCTGAAAACGTTGTGCTTTACTGATATTTATATCCAGTTCTAAGAACTGGTAGGCAAGGAGCCTTTGAATGAAAATGAAAATAACGCTTTTGGCACTGAGCATTGCAGCCTCCCCGGCTTTTGCCAAGCTTGCAGACCAACAAGGTTTCAGTGGTGAAATATCGATTAATACAGGGGTTACCTCTTCCACCTCGAACTTTAATACCGATGCAGATAGCACCATTTCGTCCATTAATCAGAAAGCCTCATCTGAGAGCTCATTTCTTGTTGCACCTTTGGGCAGTATTGCTTACACCTTCGGCGATAAATTAAATCATCAGGTATACACAGGTACTACTCGTGATGACGTAGCAACCGGTACTGTCGTGCTTGAGGTTGGTTATAAATACCAACTAGAGTCTGGCATGACCATCGACGCTTCACTTTTACCGACTATCATGTCTGGTGAGACTTGGGCCGATCCGTACAACACCACTTCAGGTCGCACCAAAACGGATGAAACAGGCAATGCCTTTCGTTTGAAACTAAGTAGCATTGCGGGCTCAGCTTTCTCGTTAGACATGGCCTACGCCACCAAAGATGTAGAAAATGATCGAGTTAGGGAAGAACTACAGCGTGATGCCAATACTTTTTACCTAAAAGGTCAGTATCGTCAGCCAATCAGTCGCACCATGATGTTAGTACCATCATTGATTTACCAATCAAGTTCTGCCGATGGTAAAGCTGCCTCTTATGAACAGTTTGGTGGTGAAGTAAGTTTATTTGGCGGCAAAGGGCGTCACCAATATGCATTGACTGCGGGTTACAACCAACGCTCTTACGATGCAAGTAACCCTATCTACAACAAGAAGCGCAGCAACGACAACATCAACCTGTTTGCCGCGTATGAATATGAGCAATTCATGAACTGGGACAACTGGTCGTTTGTTTCACTGGCGGGCTACGGTACCAGCGACTCGAATATTACCTTCTACGATGAGTCTCAATACATCGTCTCAGTAGGTCTGAACTACAAGTTCTAGTTAGGCATCACTACTCGCTCATAACCATTAGTTCATAACAATTGGTTCATAGCAATTAGTTCATAACAACGAAAGCCTGCGTAAAAAGCAGGCTTTATTGTTTGTATACCAATCACAGTAAATAAATGACCCGTTGTTTACTACGATTGGTATGACTACACAGCTTGAGCTGAAAGTTGTTTCAGCAAGCGATCCATCGCTCGATAGCCAAGCGCCTCCGATAAATGCTTCTTTTCAATCTGCTCGTTACCCTCTAAGTCTGCAATGGTTCGTGCCACCTTGATGATTCGATGATAGGCACGAATCGATAAACCTAATCGATGCAGTGCGGTCTCAAGAAACTCCGCATCTTCGCGTCGCAATGGGCAATACTTTTCAATTTCTCGGCTACCTAACAGTGCATTCGACTTATGGTTTCGAGATAACATCAACTGACGCGCTTGTTTAACTCGTTGCTTCACGACTTGAGTGGTTTCTCCACGATCGCCTCCTTCGGCTAACATCCCTTTAGGCAACAGAGGGATCTCTAACGACATATCGAACCTATCCAATAACGGCCCTGATAGTCGATTGAGGTAACGCAGGATAATTTGCGGGTTCGCTCGAGCTTGATTGCCCTCGTAATAACCTGTTGGGCTCGGGTTAAGTGCACCGACTAATTGAAAGCGAGCAGGAAAGCGAGTCTTACCCGCGACACGGGAGATGATGATTTCACCCGACTCTAGCGGCTCTCGCAGTGAATCAAGCACCTTACGCTCAAACTCTGGCATCTCATCAAGAAACAATAAGCCATTATGCGCCAAAGATATCTCACCGGGGCGAGGTATCGAGCCACCACCGACCAATGCGGCCATCGAACTCGAATGGTGTGGAGAACGGAAAGGTCGTTGCTTCCAGTTGTATTGATTGATCTCTTGTTGCGTTAAAGAAGCCACCGAAGCGGTTTCCATCGCCTCGTCGTCACTCATTTCGGGCAACAAATCGCGCAATCGAGAAGCCAACATGGTTTTTCCAGTTCCGGGCGGGCCGAGAAAAAGCAGGTTATGGTTGCCCGCTGCGGCGATCTCCAGCGCTCGCTTACCTTGCTGCTGGCCAATAATATCTTGTAAGTCACGATTATCAGACACATCGACATGATGATGCTCGGTTCGATATAAACCAAGCTGAGCCTGGCCACACATATCCGCACAAACCTCTAGCAAGGTTTGCGCTGATTTATGGGCCCCCTTGCCGACTAAGGCTGCCTGATCACCATTGTGGTGTGGAACCACTAAGCATCGTTCGACACTATCGGCGGCTAACGTCGCAGGCAGAACGCCCTTTACCGAGCGAAGTTCTCCTGACAATGCCAACTCACCGATAAATTCATGTTGAGCTATTTTTGATGTCGGAAGCTGATCTGACGCCACCAAAATCCCAAGCGCGATTGGCAGATCGAAACGTCCACCCTCTTTGGGTAAATCAGCAGGCGCGAGGTTGACCGTGATCCTTTTCGAAGGAAATTCAAAGCGAGAATTGATGATCGCGCTTCTCACTCGATCTTTAGATTCCTTGACCGTCGTTTCAGGTAGACCCACCAGCGTAAAACCGGGCATTCCGTTGCTAATATGCACTTCCACGGTCACTTCTGGTGCCTCTACACCCACACTAGCTCGGCTATGAATTATCGCGAGTCCCATAACTTTCCTTTGTCTTTGATTTAAAAGTATTCGCTCTGGATATTCATTGCTCACCAAAGCGATAAGGTTGTTATATAGCGTGGTGGAATGGTGTTTTAATGTGAAAAAAGAATGACATTTTCCTTGTCATGCAGCAGATTTGTGTGATAACACTAGAGATGTAGACTTTTACTTAAGACAATAAACGAGAAAACTCGACTTTTATGACATTTAACGCTCGCATTTACGCACTGATTAACCTGATTATCGTAGTCATTATTGAGACTGCGCGGGGGCGAGTGGGCAAAAAATAACCACGAATTAGAAAAAACCCCCGCACTGAAAAGTCCGGGGGTTTTTTCTAATTTAAACATTCGATTTTATATTTTGAAACATTTTCGGCTTTGCCGATTTACAGGAAGAATGGGAGCACAAGATGTGCAGAGACAATGGAAACAATTACCAAAATAAAGGTAATACGGAGGAATTACGATGAAAGGCGCAGAACTGGTCGTATCCGCACTCAAGCAACAAGGCATTGAGACCGTATTTGGTTACCCAGGCGGTGCCATCATGCCAATCTACGATGCACTCTATGACGGCGGGGTTGAACATATCCTATGCCGCCATGAGCAAGGCGCTGCAATGGCCGCTATCGGTATGGCTCGAGCAACGCAAGATGTGGCTGTTTGTATGGCAACCTCAGGCCCTGGTGCGACAAACCTAGTAACCGGCCTTGCTGATGCCTTTATGGATTCCATCCCACTCGTTGCTATCACAGGTCAAGTTGCTAGCTCACACATCGGTACTGATGCATTTCAAGAAATGGATGTGATTGGCATGTCTCTGTCATGTACTAAACACAGCTACCTAGTAACCGATATTGAAGACCTCGCTCCAACACTAGCGGAAGCGTTTGTCGTAGCAAAATCAGGTCGTCCCGGCCCGGTTATTGTTGATATCGCAAAAGACGTTCAACTAGCAGAAACACCTGTCGATGTTCTTCCTGAATTTACACCACCAGCGATACCGGTTGCGACAACTGACGCGATTGAACAAGCACAACACTTCCTATCTCAAGCGACTCGTCCTGTTTTATACGTAGGTGGTGGCGTTCAACTGGCTAAAGCAACGGAATCCGTTCGCGAATTTTTACGCCTAAACCCAATGCCAGCCGTAAGCACGCTCAAAGGCTTAGGTACTATCGAGCGTGACGACCCACATTACCTTGGTATGCTTGGTATGCACGGCACCAAGGCCGCTAACCTAGTTGTTCAAGAGAGTGACCTGTTGATTGTTGTCGGTGCTCGTTTTGATGACCGAGTAACAGGCAAGCTCGATACCTTTGCTCCTCACGCAAAAGTCATTCATATCGATATCGATGCAGCTGAGTTCAGCAAACTACGTCTGGCCGATGCGCCAATTCGTGGTGACATCAACAAGATCATGCCTCAACTGGAGCTAAGCCAAGACATCTCATCTTGGGTTCACCACTCTGAAGGGCTACGTACTTCGTTTAAATGGCGTTACGACCACCCAGGCGATCTGATCTTTGCTCCACTGCTGTTGAAGCAACTATCTGACATGATGCCTGCGAGTTCTATGGTTTCTACCGATGTTGGCCAACACCAGATGTGGGCAGCTCAGCATATTCAACCACGCGATCCACAAAACTTCATCACCTCTGCTGGATTGGGCACCATGGGATTTGGCTTACCAGCGGCTATGGGAGCATCGGTTGGCCGTCCTGATGACCAATCTATACTTATCTCTGGTGACGGTTCATTCATGATGAACGTACAAGAACTTGGCACACTGAAACGTCGCCAAATCCCAGTAAAAATGGTGCTTCTGAATAACTCTCGCTTAGGTATGGTTCGCCAATGGCAATCGCTGTTCTTTGATGGCCGCCACAGTGAAACTATCTTGGATGACAACCCTGACTTCGTCATGCTCGCGAAAGCCTTTGATATCCCGGGAAAAACCATCACGCGTAAAGAAGAAGTAGAACCAGCATTGAAAGAGATGCTAGAGAGCAAAACGGCTTACCTACTTCATGTCATTATCGATGAAGAAGAAAACGTATGGCCACTAGTACCGCCAGGTGCTTCAAACAGTGAGATGTTGGAGAACACATAACATGAAAAGATACTTACTAGACATCAAAGCCGATGATAAGCCTGTACTACTAGAGCGTGTTCTTCGTGTTATCCGCCACCGTGGCTTCATCGTTAAACAAGTGGCAGGGACCCAAAACCAAGAAAGCAAAGTCGCGAGTGTTGAGATCATTGTCGACAGTGACCGTCCGATCTCTTTCTTGGTTAATCAAATCGAAAAGCTGTGGGATGTACGTACCGTTGACGTTATCTCTATCAGCCGTAATGAACTGCCAAACAATAACTTACAACAAAAGATAAACGCATAAGGAACCGCAAACATGACAGCTAAAACAGCAGACTATATTTGGTTTAACGGTGAAATGGTTCCTTGGGCAGAGGCGAACGTTCACGTCCTGACTCACGCAATGCACTACGGTACTTCTGTATTTGAAGGTGTTCGTTGTTACAACACGCCAAAAGGGCCGGTTATCTTCCGTCACCCAGAGCATGCAAGACGCCTAAAAGATTCAGCAAAAATCTACCGCTTCCCTATTCCTTACACTGAGGAAGAAATTATGGAAGCGACTCGCGAAACGCTACGCCAAAATAAGCTACAGTCTGCGTACATACGCCCACTGGGCTTTGTCGGTAACGTTGGTTTGGGTGTCTGCCCGCCAGAAAATACTGAGATGGA harbors:
- a CDS encoding TrkH family potassium uptake protein; this encodes MVNFRPILLVIGLVLSKLALFMYIPTLVAFFTGTGGFLEFGQSVVITHIVAFICLSLGRSAKFRLGVRDMFLITSLVWTIASAFAALPFVFINHISFTDAYFETMSGITTTGSTVLSGLDSMAPSILLWRSILQWLGGIGFIVMAVAVLPMLNVGGMRLFQTESSDWSDKSSPRAKTVAKNIVAVYLVLTGLCIISYLFAGMGIFDAINHAFTTLSTGGYSTSDGSMNHFSNSAHWVGTLFMFLGGLPFLLFVSALRGRKLSILYKDAQVRGFTYLFLVTSAVISTWLVVRDGYTVMDAMRVSMFNIVSVVTTTGFGLEDFTAWGALPSTLFAFLMMAGACSGSTSGGIKIFRFQIAMTMLHKQMMKLIHPSGVFVQRYNQRPVNDDIVRSLVAFGLMFFITIILIAGGLSAMGLDPVTSISGAITAVANVGPGMGSVIGPTGNFAPLPDAAKWLLSLGMLMGRLEILTLIVLFFPAFWRR
- a CDS encoding DUF3157 family protein, with translation MKSYVLLAGALLANSVFVNSAFADQMVTLPDGKQVLLKDDFTWQYVSNASSNAELALTSIPLAKNTRGTTIKIGDTKPSMQLSKSGVDVLIGAGLYENEQLILPISVTNQSTEAVVLVTLDITVYSPTGELLHQGSINTWQSIKRLADTYLRPQTSAEGKYLAIDVDKYPEYKIDVEITDVSTR
- the trhA gene encoding PAQR family membrane homeostasis protein TrhA translates to MSASSASEYSDIEERANAITHGLGVVLGVVGLILLLIRAFDYQADMLTVASMAVYGSSIILLFLASTLYHSITTEKTKRLLKTLDHCAIYLLIAGSYTPFLLVGLRTPLAMGLMAVIWGIALVGIIMKIAFVYRFKRLSLFIYLAMGWLSLIVVYQLAMNIDIGGLVLLAVGGVIYSLGVIFYVAKRIPYNHAIWHLFVLAGCACHFFAIYLFVTPV
- a CDS encoding sporulation protein, coding for MSFLKKTLASFGIGSAKVDSVLQQEVLYPGKKASIIVHVYGGAQPQEIDNIDLNLCCRYVKEVTANSQGQEGGHKRRMHQTYSLAKWSLPYAFVIQPGETRDFECEFDVPLNTPVTIGDSKVWLETGLDIAMAIDPSDKDILTVRPDPLLDGIFNELEAQGLRIRQVECEAVKGFELPFVQEFEFVPTTGPYHGRWRELEVVAHHDETELKLWFEIDRNRDGAKGMLASLLGIGQLQRQLSVPLDTSPEDAGKMVLEYLDNAS
- a CDS encoding YihD family protein, with translation MKCHRIEELLELMEPEWQKDQELNLLEFIIKLSKEAGYQGKLEELTDDVLIYHLKMRNSEKDEMIPGLKKDQEDDFKTAILKARGLL
- the ccoG gene encoding cytochrome c oxidase accessory protein CcoG; amino-acid sequence: MSQDKIDIKDVTPKTFNPKTHKGNGDRFNPSNRIYVRESKGKFQQLRRYGGWFLLLLFALIPWIPFGERQAILLDIGSQQFNFFGTTLYPQDLTLLAILFMIAAFGLFFITTFLGRVWCGYLCPQTVWTFMYIWFEEKLEGAANKRRKQDSGKLTTNLMIRKTLKHIAWWAIAIATGLTFVGYFIPIKELVVGFFTFNSTFWPVFWVLFFAGCTYANAGWMRSIVCLHMCPYARFQSAMFDKDTFIVGYDTERGESRGPRSRKADPKELGLGDCIDCNLCVQVCPTGIDIRDGLQYECINCGACIDACDNTMERMGYEKGLINYTTEHRLDGHTTKVMRPKLLGYGAILIIMLGLFFAQIASVDPAGLSVLRDRNQLFRINSQGLVENTYNLKVINKTQQEQEYKLDVSGLPESIWYGKQTITVDPGEVLNLPISLGVDPEKLSSPVSTIQFILSDNEEFTMEVESRFIKKL
- a CDS encoding serine/threonine protein kinase gives rise to the protein MTMQAFNFDNLTPDFMWYALESIGVRAESGLLALNSYENRVYQFTDEDRKRYVVKFYRPQRWNKAQIQEEHDFALELIEQEMPVAPPMRINGATLHEYQGYLFALFESVGGRQYEVDNLDQLEGVGRFLGRIHKASAGRTFQHRPTISLDEYLYQPRKILENSQFIPTHLENAFFNDVDLLIKELESQWPSNIENIRLHGDCHPGNILWRDGPMFVDLDDARNGPAIQDLWMLLNGDRQDKLMQLDILLESYQEFCDFNTAQLKLIEPLRGLRMVHYMAWLAKRWNDPAFPLAFPWFNDPKYWEQQVLACKEQIATLQEPPLSLMPQW
- a CDS encoding thiol:disulfide interchange protein DsbA/DsbL, coding for MKKLFAFFSLIMLSLSAHAAKFNEGEHYKVLDLEASKKPMVTEFFSFYCPHCNSFEPIIQQLKQQLPKDAKLQKNHVSFMGGNMGLPMSKAYATMIALKVEDKMVPVMFNRIHTMNKPPRDEAELRQIFLDEGVDAKKFDAAYNGFAVDSMVRRFDKAFKDSGLSGVPAVVVNNRYLVDAQGISSLDEYFELVNFLIKK